In Rhodoligotrophos defluvii, a genomic segment contains:
- the fabB gene encoding beta-ketoacyl-ACP synthase I, with protein sequence MRRVVVTGLGIVSSIGNNSQEVLASLREAKSGISRAKEYAELGFRCQVHGAPTLEPGEAVDRRAMRFLGGGAAWNHVAMEQAIRDAGLEPDEVSNPRTGIVMGSGGPSTRAIVEAADITREKGPKRIGPFAVPKAMSSTASATLATWFKIKGVNYSISSACATSTHCIGNAAELIQWGKQDIVFAGGCEELDWSLSNLFDAMGAMSSKYNATPETASRPYDVNRDGFVIAGGAGVLVLEELEHAKARGAKIYAEVAGYGATSDGYDMVAPSGEGAERCMRLAMAGLNGERIDYINPHATSTPAGDGPEIDAIRRIFGSGDQCPPISATKALTGHSLGAAGVQEAIYSLLMMQNRFIAESAHIEELDPAFADMPIVRQRIDNVEVNTVMSNSFGFGGTNGTLIFRKYVA encoded by the coding sequence GTGAGGCGTGTGGTCGTAACAGGACTAGGTATCGTATCGAGCATAGGCAATAACAGCCAGGAAGTGCTGGCCTCCCTGCGCGAGGCGAAGTCAGGCATCAGCCGCGCAAAAGAATATGCAGAGCTGGGGTTCCGCTGCCAGGTGCATGGCGCCCCGACACTGGAACCCGGCGAGGCGGTGGATCGGCGCGCCATGCGCTTCCTCGGCGGCGGGGCGGCCTGGAACCACGTGGCGATGGAACAGGCCATCCGGGACGCAGGCCTAGAGCCGGACGAGGTCTCGAACCCGCGCACCGGGATCGTGATGGGCTCGGGCGGCCCTTCCACCCGCGCGATCGTGGAGGCGGCGGACATCACCCGGGAGAAGGGCCCTAAACGGATAGGGCCATTCGCGGTACCCAAGGCGATGTCGTCCACCGCTTCGGCAACGCTCGCGACCTGGTTCAAGATCAAAGGCGTCAACTACTCCATCTCCTCCGCCTGCGCCACCTCGACCCATTGCATCGGCAATGCGGCCGAGCTCATCCAGTGGGGCAAGCAGGACATCGTCTTCGCTGGCGGATGCGAGGAGCTCGACTGGTCCCTGTCGAACCTGTTCGATGCGATGGGCGCCATGTCGTCGAAGTATAATGCAACGCCTGAGACGGCCTCTCGGCCTTATGACGTGAACCGCGACGGTTTCGTCATTGCCGGAGGGGCAGGCGTATTGGTGCTGGAGGAGCTGGAACACGCCAAGGCACGTGGCGCGAAGATCTACGCGGAGGTGGCGGGCTATGGCGCGACGTCCGACGGCTATGACATGGTGGCACCCTCCGGCGAAGGCGCGGAACGGTGCATGCGGCTGGCCATGGCCGGCCTGAACGGTGAAAGGATCGACTATATCAATCCGCATGCGACCTCGACACCAGCAGGGGATGGCCCGGAAATCGACGCGATCCGGCGCATCTTCGGCTCCGGTGACCAGTGCCCGCCGATTTCCGCCACCAAGGCGCTGACCGGCCATTCGCTCGGCGCGGCCGGGGTGCAAGAAGCGATCTATTCGCTGCTGATGATGCAGAACCGCTTCATCGCCGAAAGCGCCCATATCGAAGAGCTCGATCCCGCTTTCGCCGATATGCCCATCGTGCGGCAGCGGATCGACAATGTCGAAGTCAACACCGTGATGTCCAACTCCTTCGGGTTTGGCGGGACCAACGGAACGCTGATCTTCAGGAAATACGTGGCTTAA
- the fabA gene encoding 3-hydroxyacyl-[acyl-carrier-protein] dehydratase FabA, with protein MLQRKSSYGYEELLACARGELFGPGNAQLPLPPMLMFDRISSISEQGGEYGKGEIVAELDIKPDLWFFPCHFLGDPVMPGCLGLDALWQLLGFFLGWLGSPGKGRALSVGEVKFTDMVVPSVTKVEYVVNLKRVIQRKLTLGIADGLLKADGRALYTAQDLKVGLFTPSKA; from the coding sequence ATGCTTCAGCGGAAATCGAGCTATGGCTATGAGGAACTGCTCGCCTGTGCCCGGGGCGAGCTATTCGGTCCGGGAAACGCGCAGCTTCCGCTTCCGCCCATGCTCATGTTCGACCGGATTTCCTCGATCTCGGAGCAGGGCGGGGAATATGGCAAGGGCGAGATCGTCGCCGAGCTCGATATAAAGCCGGATCTGTGGTTCTTTCCGTGCCATTTCCTGGGTGATCCGGTGATGCCGGGCTGCCTCGGTCTCGATGCTCTCTGGCAGCTTCTCGGCTTTTTCCTGGGCTGGCTGGGCAGCCCAGGCAAGGGGCGTGCGCTCAGCGTCGGGGAGGTAAAATTCACCGACATGGTTGTGCCGTCTGTCACGAAGGTCGAATATGTTGTGAATCTCAAGCGCGTGATCCAGCGCAAGCTGACGCTTGGGATTGCCGACGGCCTGCTGAAGGCCGACGGCCGTGCGCTTTATACCGCACAGGATTTGAAGGTCGGCCTCTTCACCCCAAGTAAGGCGTGA
- the irrA gene encoding iron response transcriptional regulator IrrA: MNEPVLQAGEATVVAKLRHAGLRPTRQRVSLARLLFSVGDRHVTAEELHDEAVRARVPVSLATVYNTLNQFTRAGLLREVAVEGAKTYFDTNTSNHYHFFVENTGKLVDIESDELQVVGIPEAPEGTSISRIDVIIRLAQES, translated from the coding sequence ATGAATGAACCGGTGCTTCAGGCTGGAGAGGCGACTGTCGTAGCCAAGCTGCGGCATGCAGGCCTGCGTCCGACCCGGCAGCGCGTCTCGCTGGCTCGCCTTCTGTTCAGCGTTGGCGATCGTCACGTCACGGCGGAAGAGCTGCACGATGAGGCGGTGCGGGCGCGCGTGCCGGTTTCGCTGGCCACCGTCTACAACACCCTCAACCAGTTCACGCGCGCAGGCTTGCTGCGTGAGGTTGCGGTCGAGGGCGCCAAGACCTATTTCGACACAAACACCTCCAACCATTATCACTTTTTCGTCGAAAACACCGGCAAGCTGGTGGATATCGAGAGTGATGAGCTGCAGGTGGTCGGCATTCCGGAAGCGCCGGAAGGCACGTCGATCTCGCGCATCGACGTCATCATCCGTCTGGCTCAGGAAAGCTGA